GCCGCTCAAAGCCGACGGCCAGAAGCACCGCCTGAAGCATCAGCGTGGGCAGGACGAAACCTGCAAGTTTGAGTGCCTGCCAGTAGGCTGCAAGCAGCGCCAGAATGAGGACAAACTGGGCTGTGGCACGCATGCCCGTTGGAGGGAGGTCGGGCCGGGACCTGATGTCGCTGAGGATCAGAAGGCATCCAATCCCCAGACATGCCCACAAATAGGTTCGCGGAAAGTCGTCGGGGCCGACTGTCTCATTGCGTGATATGCCGCCGGACAACTCGATGCCCTGGGCCGAGGGGAGAAGCGCGCCTGCAAGCACCACAAGTCCCAAACCGAAGATGCTAGCTGTTGGGACCCG
The DNA window shown above is from Hyphomicrobiales bacterium and carries:
- a CDS encoding tripartite tricarboxylate transporter TctB family protein, with protein sequence MLAGALLPSAQGIELSGGISRNETVGPDDFPRTYLWACLGIGCLLILSDIRSRPDLPPTGMRATAQFVLILALLAAYWQALKLAGFVLPTLMLQAVLLAVGFERRGWMWLLMAPILMTALAVGFFSELLGVPLPRGSGMFYELNRLIH